A stretch of DNA from Synechococcus sp. PROS-9-1:
AGTACGTCGCATGCGAGGCAATCGGTATGAGTGCCGAGGCTCCGGTGGTGGTGGTGCGTGAGCTGGCAAAGCGCAACTTCATTGGCGCAGCTGCAGTTGTTGCATCTCACATTCGGGCTCTTGGAGCTCAGGTAAGCTTAGTTTCTGTAATCGGGAACGACAGCACCGCCAACTTGGTTCAGCAGGAATTGAATGCTCAAGGTATTAGCGATGCACTGACGCGAGATCCCTCACGGCCCACCACCTTTAAGAAACGTTATGTGGTGGAGAACCAGAAGTTGTTTCGAGTAAGTCGCCTTGAACAGCACAATCTTGATGCTCCAATTGAAGACAAGCTGATTGCTCGTTTGGAGGAGCTAGCACCCCATGTCCATGGCATTGTCGTTTCAGATTTTGTCTATGGGGTGGTAACTCCACGAGTGTTAGATGTAGTGCAGCAATTGTCTCAGCGTTATGGCTTATTGCTGTTTGGTGATTTGCAGTGCAGTAGTCAGGTCGGCTCAATTAGTCGTTTCCGAGATTTTTCTCTTCTATGTCCGAATGAACGTGAACTTCGCTTGGCTTTACAGGACAAAGACACTGGATTAGAGCGCCTGAGTCAGCAATTGATAGAAGAAACTAATTGTGAGCGTTTAATCGTGAAGTTGGCGTCAGACGGCTTTATTGCCTACGACCGTGACGATAAAGATCGGATTTCGAGTCAAGCCTTTCCTGCTCTTAGCGTCAATCCTCTAGATGTAACAGGAGCTGGGGATTCGGTCCTTTCAGTATTATCTACTGGTTTGGCCAGCAGACAGCCGATGATGCAAAGTGCAGCTTTGGCATGCTGTATGGCGGCATTGGCAGTTGAAACGATGGGAAACACACCGATTGGTGCTGATGAACTGCGTAACTACCTAAATGAGGTACTTCCTTTATGACTAGTCAGAAGATTCTGGTAATCGGAAGCAATAGCTTTAGTGGTTCCCATTTCGTGGCGGAAGCTCTGCGTGCGGGGCATGAGTTGTGGGGTGTCAGCCGCTCGCTCGAGTTGGATTCTGTCTTCTTGCCGTATCGCTGGCTTGAGAAGGTAAGTGGCCAACCACTGGCCACACCAGAGAACTTTCACTTCCAAACAATTGATCTCAACAGTCAACTTCCTGAGCTTCTGAAGTTGATTGATCTGGTTCAACCTGCATTTGTTGTGAATTTTGCGGCCCAAGGGATGGTAGCCGAAAGCTGGCTTAATCCCACTCATTGGTATCAAACCAATGTTGTTAGTCAAGTTGCTCTTCATGATGAGCTGCGTCAGCGCTCTTTCTTGAAAAAATATGTGCATGTGACCACTCCTGAGGTTTACGGCAGCACTGACGCCGGATGGATCAGTGAAACTAATCATTTTGCTCCTAGTACTCCTTATGCCGTTAGTCGGGCCGCGTGCGATTTGCATTTGCTGAGTTTTCATAAGGCCTATGAATTTCCAGTTGTTTTTACGCGTGCGGCCAATGTTTATGGGCCTGGTCAGCAGCTCTATCGAATCATTCCTCGTGCCATGCTTAGTGCTCGAACCGGTCAACCGATGCAACTACATGGAGGTGGCTACTCCGAACGCTGCTTCATCCACATCAAAGATGCAATGCAGGCCACGCTGAGGCTCGCGTTTGAGGCAGACCCTGGTAGCACTTGGCATCTTTCCACACGAGAGCCGATCAGTATTCGGGCGTTGGTGGAACAAATCTGCGGACGTTGCGGCGTTGCCTTTACCAATGTGGTTGAGGAGACGGGAGAGAGGCTCGGCAAAGACCAGAGCTACTTGCTTGATAGCGACTCAATTCGTAAAACTTTTGGTTGGACTGATGCAATTAGTCTTGAAGATGGGCTTTCCGATACAATTGCCTGGGTGGATAGTCACCTAGACCATCTCAAAACTCTTTCCTGGTCCTATCAACATAAAGCATGAAAATTCTCGTTACTGGTGGTAATGGCTATAAGGGGTCTGTCCTAGTTCCTTTGCTTCTATCTGAAGGTCATCAAGTCATAAGTTTTGATACTCAGTGGTTTGGAAATCATCTTCTTTCTCACGAAAATCTGATCAATATACAAGGAGATATTCGAGATATTGACTCAATTCCCCTAGATGGCGTGGAAACCATTATTCATTTTGCAAATATTGCTAATGATCCCGCTGTTGATCTTAACCCTACTTTGAGTTGGGAAGTGAATGTACTCGCTTCTCAGCAATTAGCTGATAAAGCAGTTCGGAAAGGTGTTAAACATATGCTCTATGCAAGTTCGGGTAGTGTTTATGGTTTAAAAGATGAACCCAATGTGACAGAAGATTTACCCTTGGTGCCAATTTCTGTCTACAATAAAACTAAAATGGTTGCAGAACGTGTTTTCTTGTCTTACATTGAAGAAATGCAAGTCCATTGCATTAGGCCTGCAACTGTTTGCGGTGTTTCCCCGCGTATGCGCCTTGATGTGAGCGTCAATATGTTGACTTATCAAGCTCTCAAAAACGGTAAAATCACTGTCTTTGGTGGCAACCAGACAAGGCCTAATATACACATTGATGATATTGTTAATGTTTATCGCCACTTCCTTAAACAGCCTGAATTGGCCAGCGGTTGTTATAATGCTGGCTTTGAAAATATATCAATCATGGATATTGCTAACTTAGTGAAGGAAAAAGTTGGTGCTGAAGTAGTAGTTTCTGAATCAAATGATCCAAGGTCCTATAGGCAAGATTCTTCCAAATTGCTTAGTACTGGCTTCTCCCCGACAAAATGTGTATCTTCAGCTATTGATGAAATTGTTGATGCATTCAACAAGGGTGTTTTGCCGGATGGTGAAAATTGCTATACCGTTAAAACAATGCGGCACCTTAGCATTTAAACTATGTTAAAACATAAAATATCGCATTTCTCTGAAATTTCTAAAAATCTTTTCTATTCGATGCTTCGCATTAGGATGGTTGAGGAAAAGATAGCTCATAAATACTCTGAACAACAAATGAGATGCCCGGTCCATTTAAGTATCGGTCAGGAAGCTCCAGCTGTAGGAGTTTGTTCAGCACTCGATAAGTCTGATTGGGTCTTTTCAGGGCATAGAAATCATGCTCATTATCTCGCCAAAGGTGGTGATTTGAAAGCAATGATTTCAGAAATATATGGTAAAGCTACTGGTTGCTGTGGAGGTAAAGGTGGATCAATGCACCTTACTGATAAATCTGCAGGTTTTATTGGTGCAACTCCCATTGTTGGTAGCACAATTCCGATAGCTGTTGGAGCAGCCTTAACTGCTAAGCGTACTTCCTCTAACCGTGTTGTTACGGTATTTCTTGGAGATGGGGCCATGGAGTCGGGAGTTGTTCACGAAAGCCTCAACTTTGCGGCAACAGCTAACCTTCCTGTTCTTTTTGTTTGCGAGAATAATTTATATTCTGTGTATTCCCCGCTTGATGTGAGGCAACCTCCCGGAAGGTCATTGTCAGACATAGCAAAAGCCCATTGCTTAAATACAATTACAGTTGATGGGAATAATGTAGGGGAAATCTATGATACTTCCTTCAAGGCTATTAATGATTTGCGCAATGGCTCTTTGCCGTATTTTCTAGAGCTGCCTACATATCGCTGGAGAGAACATTGTGGACCTGGTTATGATAATGACATTGGTTATCGTACTGAATTAGAATTTGAATCATGGAGAGAAAAAGATCCTATAGTTAAATTTAGTGATCATGTTGATCCTCAGGAATCAATGATGTGGGCTGAAGAAATCCAACAAGAGATTGAAGAAGCATTTGTTTTTGCCGAGACCTCTTGCTTTGCTCCCATTTCTTCTGCTTCCGAAAATGTATACCATTCAACAACTATTGCTTGTGAAAATAGTCATCTAACCTCTGATAGGGTGATCTCATATGCTGAAGCAATTCGAGAATCACAAGATTACGCACTTGCTAATGATCAAGGTGTATATTTAATGGGTTTGGGTGTGCCAGATCCAAAGGGGATATTCGGCACTACCTTAAATTTACAAAATGTTCATGGTATTGACAGAGTATTTGATATTCCACTATCAGAAAATGCGATTACAGGTGTGGCAATTGGTAGCGCCATAACTGGTATGAGGCCAATCTTGACACATCAAAGACTTGACTTTTCACTTGTGTCAATAGATCAGATAGTAAATCAGGCAGCAAAGTGGCACTATATGTTCAATGGAACAATGAGTGTTCCGTTGGTGATTAGGATGATAATCGGCCGAGGATGGGGACAAGGTCCACAACACAGTCAAAGTTTGCATGCTTGGTTTGCTCATATACCAGGATTAAAAGTTGTCATGCCATCTTCTGCATATGATGCTAAAGGTATGCTTTCTTCTGCAATTAAGGACAATAATCCTGTATTATTTTTAGAACATCGGTGGTTACATAACATCAAAGGGTTTGTCCCTTCTGAGCCTTACTTTATACCACTATCAAAAGCCGCTATTGTGCGCGAGGGGTCGGATATTACACTTGTTGGAGTTTCTTATATGACACTTGAATGTCTTAAAGCAGCTGAAACACTTTTACGGCTCAATATTAGCGTCGAAGTGATTGATCTCCGTTCTATACATCCATTAGATACTGAAACATTGTTGACTTCAGTCAATAAAACTAAAAGGCTTCTCGTTGTTGATCATGCGGAATCCACTTGTGGAATAAGTGCAGAAGTCATTGCACTAGTTGTTGAGAATTTTGGCAAAAGCCTCTTGTCAAATCCAAAGCGTGTTTGTTTACCTCCCCACCCAGTTCCAACTTGCCATGCTTTGGCATCTGAATATTATCCAACCTCAGATACAATCACGAGGTCTATCTTCTCCATTTTTAGTAAACCATGTGATTCTCTATTAAAAGAAGATGAGCAAACCCCTAAAGACCAACCTAATCGTGAATTCATAGGTCCATTCTGATGAACCAATCTAGTTGTACACTTATAGTTGGCATTACTAGTGGCATTGGATCTGCACTTGCTTCTCATTTTGAATCACTAAAATTAAATGTTGTGGGAACTTCGAGAAACACAGAGATTCCCACAGATAATAATTTCTATATTCATCCTCTTGATCTGGCGTCCCACGACTCAATCGATAAATTTGTTCACTTGTTTTCGGAAAAATATAGGTGGAATCGGTTAATCTTTTGTCCTGCTGTTATGGCACCTATCGGCAAATTTGATTCGATTGATATTCATGAATGGCTCTCTACTTTTAATATCAATTTCTCAAATCAGGTTTACCTTCTCCACTCAATTCTTTCATTTCGTATAGGTGATTGCCCTCATGTTTTATTCTTTGCCGGAGGTGGTACTAATTCTGCACCAAAGAACTATTCATCGTATACACTATCAAAGATCGCTCTAATCAAGTTGGTAGAGCTATTAGATGAGGAGATACAAGACACCTCTTTTACTATTTTGGGCCCAGGATGGGTAAAGACAAAGATTCATGAGCAATCTTTGGAACCCTCTTTGTCTCATCTTTCATCATATCAAGAGACTGTGAGACGTATTTCTGATTCTGATTTTGTTGGTATGGATAAAGTTATAGATAGTGTAATGTGGATTTTAGCTCAAGATAAGAAAACTGTTGGAGGTCGAAATTTTAGCACAGCTCATGATCCATTTGATTCTGATGACTTTGCGAGTAAATTAGTTTCTGATGCCGATGTCTTCAAGCTCAGAAGGCACGGCAATCATCTGTTCCAAACCAACCACATTCATTCATGAAATCACTCTCCACCCTTAATTTTATTCTACAGATACTCCCTTCCATTAACCATTCTCATGCTCGTTCCTCTTCAATTTATCAATATCTAGATGGTTTATTAAAGCCAGCTATAGATGATCTCTTTGGAGCAAATTCTGACTGTAGTGCTGATTTAGTTAATATTGGTAATCTGTGTCTACCGTATTTCTCTATGGGGACCATTAATTCAACGCACCTCTTTGGTTTGGATGAGTTAATAATTTTTTCTTTTTATCAAAAAAATATTCACCGATACAAATCAGTTGCTGATCTCGGTGCTAATATTGGTCTACATTCAATTAGTTTGAGTAAGTTGGGTTTTTCAGTTGACTCTTATGAGCCGGATCCAGAACATTTAGAGCGTATAAAGCTAAATATTGGTTTGAATAATGTAACTCCCAATATTATTGCTGCCGCGGTCTCAATTGACGACGGTGAAACTGAATTTACGCGAGTTGTGGGTAATACCACTGGCAGTCATCTCTCTGGAGCCAAAGACGAACCCTATGGTGAGCTGGAGCGTTTTTCTGTGCCCACGCGCGCATTTAAAAATATACTGCTTGAGCATGAACTCTTGAAAATTGATGTTGAAGGTCATGAGGCCAATATAATATGTTCAAGTGATCCAACTGATTGGACTAATTCAGATGCAATCGTAGAAGTTGGATCTATCTCCAATGCTGAGCGTATATTTAATCATTTTAGAGATTCCAATATCCATTTGTTTGCACAGTCTCTCTCATGGCAGGAAGTTTTCTCACTTTCTGACATGCCTTCTTCATACAAGGACGGCTCATTATTTATATCTAGTAAAGGTAAAATGCCATGGTAGTAAAAAAATTATCAGATCTAGTAGCGGATTTTTTATCAGAGAAATCTGTTCGCCATGTATTCGCAATTTCAGGTGGCGCCTCATTACATCTGATTCACTCCGTCGCAAATCATCCATCTATTGATTACATTTGTAATCATCATGAGCAAGCCTCTGCGATGGCTGCAGATGCATATTCTAGGATAACAGGTAATCTTGGTGTCGCAATTGCTACTAGTGGACCGGGTGCTACTAATTTGATCACTGGCTTATGTTGTAGTTATTACGATTCTGTGCCTGTTCTAGCAATCACTGGACAAGTGAATACGACTCGTATGGTTGGTAATACTGGAGTTCGTCAAGTTGGTTTTCAAGAAACACCCATTGTTAGTATATGTGCCCCGATAACCAAGTATGCTGTGCAAATTAGTGATCCTCTTGACATATTGTATGAATTAGAGAAGTGCTTTTTTATAGCTACTAGTGGACGTCCCGGACCTGTACTTGTTGATATCCCTGATGACTTTCAGAGGGTTTTGGTTGATAGATCAAAGTGTCGAAAATTCTTGCCAGACACGGATATTGTACCTACTATATACCCTAATCTTAATGACTCCTCAGCCTATATTATTTCTCAACTAAATATTTCGGAACGGCCTATTATTATTGCCGGTTGGGGTGTTCATCTCTCAGGATTTAAAAACCAGCTGCTTGAATTTGCTGAGAACTTTTCAATTCCAATTGCACTGACTTGGGGTGCCGCTGATCTTATTTCAGCATCTCATCCTCTTTTCGTAGGTACATTTGGTACACATGGGAATCGGCATGCCAACTTTGCGGTCCAGAATGCTGACCTTATTATTTCCTTTGGTTCAAGACTGGATACTAAGTCGACGGGTTCACCGGTGAATACTTTTGCTAGACAGGCAAAAAAAATTGTCGTTGATGTTGACCCCTCTGAGCTTTCGAAGTTTTCCCATTTTGGCTTGAAAATAGACTCCCTTATCCTGCAGGATCTAAAATTTGCTAATTTGAAACCTCTTATTCATAGGGCTAAAGAATTTTCTTTTGCATCAAAACTGCCTTGGTTAGATCAAATCAAGGATTGGAAAAGCCTCTTTACATTAATGGATGATAACGCAAGGAAATCAATCTGTACAGAAAAAGTTAATCCCTATGTAGTTTTTGATTTGTTAAGCCAATCCATATGTACAGAGACAAATTTAATTTTTGATACTGGTTGTGCACTTGCATGGGGGATGCAATCTTATCTGCCAAATCACCTGACAAGGATCTTCCACGATTTCAATAATACCGCAATGGGGTGGTCACTTCCAGCCGCTATTGCATCTGCTTTGGCAACTCCTTGTAGGGATACTATTTGCCTTATTGGTGATGGCTCTTTTATGATGTCTCTTCATGAACTTGCAGTAATCAAGCGCTACAAACTGCCAATTAAGATTTTCTTATTTAATAACTCTGGATATGGAATGATCCAACAAACTCAAGATCAATGGCTTGATTCGGATTATGTTGCTTCCTCTTACGAAGGCGGTCTTGACTTTCCTGACTTCAGATCTTTGGCAAATTCTTTTTCCCTGAAATATGCTGAAGTCGCCTCTAATGATTCTATTGAATCTTGCGTCAGCAATGTTTTAAAGGAATCCATGCCTATACTTTGCAATTTCATTGTTTCAGATAAGATGCGAGTCATTCCACAAGTTAAGGCCGGTTATCCTAATGAAGATTTAGAACCTCTCTTGGCTAGAGAAGTCTTCTATGATCAAATGATAATCCCCCCATTCAGTCCGGATAGTCAGCGTCCATTAAATTATCAAGCTTAGGTACTTTTTGATATGAGCACCTTGCAATTTATTTTACACTTATTGAAACTTATTGGCTCTTGTGCCAAGTTTTTTTCATTGTTTATTAGAATTACAGTATCTCTTTTACTGCATTTTAAGATCGCTTCTGCCTCTAAATTTCTACGACAATTAACTCTGTCAGTTGAGTTTATACTCGAACATGGCAGTAAATCTAGTCCAATAAAATATTCCCCTTTTTTGTTACTGCCAACAGATGCTCTGGTATTGTATTCAGAACATCAATCTATATTGCATAATGCTAATTCCGCTTATGCATTTGCATGCTGGGATGAGACTAAAAATTTGTTGTATTCTTCTTTAACAATAGAAGATAAAGCATCTTCTTTACACTCAATTGATCCTTTAGATCTTCGGATTATTGGTTCTGAAATTGTTGGTTCTATCGGTCACTCTTCGTTTGGCTTAGCATTACGAGCTCGTATGAATTTTTTGGGCCATAATCCTGTCAAAAGCTATTGGATACTTGCTGGTTTAACTTCTAATGAATACTTTTTAAGGCTTTGGGGTCAACATTTTGATTCTTTTCTTAATGTTAGTCGTTCTGAGCAGAAAGCTATTGAAAATAGTCTCTGGCCCATTGTTGAGTCGATACAAACCATTCGGACTTTTGACGGATATTTAGACTTAGTTAGTGCACATAATAGGTATGCATTAGCTTGGGAGAAGGAATCATTTCCGCCCTTGATTAAACTTTCAGATAATGACCAGACTCGTGCTGAGCATTTTTTTGCTGAACGCAATTGGCAGATTCCTAAATTTATAGTTACATTACATGTTCGCGAAGCTACAGTAGCAGAAGGAAGGTTATATGGAAGGAATGCTTGCATCAGTTCTTATCTTCCAGCCATCGATGAAATCTCACAGCATGGGGGTCTTGTATTCAGAATTGGTAACAATAGGATGACCCCATTACGACATCCTGGCGTTATTGATCTCACACAAGAAAAGGAGATTCCAGAGTGGCTTAATATTTATCTCATTGCTAAGAGTCGCTTTATGATTGCAACCACTTCAGGACCGATAGGTGTTGCGGCAGCCTTTGGTGTACCAATTCTTTGGACAAATATGCCCGATATTGGTAAAGCTGTTTTTCATGCTAAATCTTTATGCTTACCTAAAATGATCAGGCGCCCCTGTGGCGACTTAATGTCTTTAAACGAGACTCTCGATTCTGTTTTTGGCTGGAGTGATTCATTTATACACAACATAAGAGATAAAAATAATGTTCAAGGATATACTTGGGTTGACAATACTGCGCCTGAAATCAAAGAAGCTACAGTTGAAATGCTTAATGGTTGGACACAATTTGAGTCTGATTATCAATCGTGCTGGTCTCAATCTCTTCAGGATTTTGGCAGTTCAGGCTCTACTAGAGTATCGGATACCTTTTTAGTATCGCACGCTAGGGATTTGAGACTATAAAACCCACTAAGCCTACATATAGATTTTTATTTTTTTGGGATATGTTTATTCATTTCTTTTTTGGGCATAGCTTTAGTAGTTTGCTGTCATTCTAAATCTTCTATCTTCAGATTTGTCTCTCGATTTAGAAGATAATTAGTTTTCTAGATGATCAAGCCGGTTGAGTATTCACCGCTTTGTATGCAACTAGCTCCTTATTTGCAAGTTTGGAGCTGATCCTACTTATAGTCGTTGAATAATCTTTTTACTTTTTAGTAAGCACTATCTTCAGTTAGTGTCTGTAATGCAAAATTATACTTCATCGGATTATTCCCTACCAACTCTGTGCTATAATTGGTGTTATTAATTTTAATCGTGGGAATCACCAAGCAAGTTATCAAAGCGCTTATTGCCGAGCATTCCTTCAGGCCTATATCTGGTAACTGGCTTTCGTTTGGTAGCCAAACCGTCAATGTTGATAAGTCTACGTTAATTAATATTTGTGGCCAATCTTGTGTTGATAAACTTTCTTTGGATACTAGTACTAGGCATGGAGCTGGTAGTCGATACTCAGACAGCTCCCTGATTGAGTCTCTTTTCTCTGTGAGTTACAAAACTGTCGATAAGAGTGCTTATGAGTCTTCTAATCTAGTATTGGACTTGTCAAGGCCCATTCCACCTGAATTGGAGTCTTCCTACGATTTTCTTTACACAGGTGGTTGTTTGGATAATGTTTTTTCTCCAGCAGACGTTTTGATTAATAGTTCACGCTTGCTTAATAGTAATGGTCGTGTTCTCCACTATGAATCAGCCTCAAGGCTTCTTGGAGCTTTTACATTTGTGACTGCTGAATGGTTCTTGTCTTATTATGCTGCTAATAATTTCCTCGACTGCAAAGTCTACCTCTTGTGTCAAACCAAGCCTGGCTTGTCTAGGTTTGACTATGATGTACATATTTTCAATTATTCTCACGAATTTACCCGTTCGAAAAATTTAGATTATTTTCGATCAGGATGCTCATTACCTGGGATACAGTATCTTTTAGTTGTTGCAGAGAAAGGTCCATCTTCTACCTGTGACGTTATACCTGATCAACTCCAATACCTTGATTCTAACAGCGTTGACTGGCCAAATATCGCTAAAAAGTATAGCTATTCGAAACGCCCTTTGCTTGAAACATCTAGGACTGCACAAATTGAGCTTCCTTTTCTTTCCGATCATTATACTTATCTTGGAAGTTGCTTCTGATTATAGATTCTCTTCGAGGATGGTTAATATTTCAATAATTTGGCAATCCTGTTAATTTTATCTTCTTGTGATAAACTTGTTCGTCTTAATATTACTCTTTTCTGCAAGCCCTCGTCTTCGTTCCTTTGACTGATCTTTTATTTGTCAAACAATTTTGGCTCTACTGATTATTTATATATCACTGATTAGATATTATATCAGTAAACTTCATTGTTTGCTTGTCTATTGGTAATTTATTATCTAATTTCCTAAGTATCCAATGCTTTTGGGAATATGTTACTACTAACCCTGCTCTTAAGGCAGCCACCTCTTTTTGAAGATATTATGCTATATTGTTATTACATTATTCATTATCCTGCTAGCTAAAGCATAATTTTCGTCATGTATTTAAGAAAGTTTTTTCTTCTGCCATTATCTCTATTGTTATTCATAGTATCCCTTGTTCTCTCCTCTATATTTTATCGTAAAAAAATTTATAGCGTCCATTTCTGTCATAAATTTTTTGGTCATGCTGCTATAGAGCCTGCAATTGCTTCTTCCTTTGCTTCCTCAAATAATATAAAATTATTTACTTCCTTTCAAGGCTTTTCCGACGACCATAATTCTTTTCTTTACTCCATTTTACGCTCTTTGTTTTCTGATTCCTTTGTTCCCTTTTCATACCTGCATTATATATACAACAATTCTTTTTCTTTTATCAAGTATATTACATCGTTTTTTTATTCCCCACTTCTTCCGAATAGGATTGATAGAGAGCTCTTTTATCTGCCATATCTTTCGACTGACTTGATTTTTCCATGGCGAACATTTGCTAGAAAAAAGCTTAACCTTCCGTCTGATTTTTCATATCCTTCCTCCTTTCCAGTTCTTATTGCATGTAGGACTAGCCATTTTTACAAAAACTCTTCAGCCGTACTTGAACAAAATTATCGTAATTTACAGACCGTCGAAATTGAGCATCTTTTACGTTCTTTTTTGGTTAATGACGATTCCACAACTTTTATAATATATACATCACATTCCATTATTAATTATTTACTCCCAAGATTTCAACAATATGAGTCTAGACTTGAGTTTGT
This window harbors:
- a CDS encoding TIGR04372 family glycosyltransferase, encoding MSTLQFILHLLKLIGSCAKFFSLFIRITVSLLLHFKIASASKFLRQLTLSVEFILEHGSKSSPIKYSPFLLLPTDALVLYSEHQSILHNANSAYAFACWDETKNLLYSSLTIEDKASSLHSIDPLDLRIIGSEIVGSIGHSSFGLALRARMNFLGHNPVKSYWILAGLTSNEYFLRLWGQHFDSFLNVSRSEQKAIENSLWPIVESIQTIRTFDGYLDLVSAHNRYALAWEKESFPPLIKLSDNDQTRAEHFFAERNWQIPKFIVTLHVREATVAEGRLYGRNACISSYLPAIDEISQHGGLVFRIGNNRMTPLRHPGVIDLTQEKEIPEWLNIYLIAKSRFMIATTSGPIGVAAAFGVPILWTNMPDIGKAVFHAKSLCLPKMIRRPCGDLMSLNETLDSVFGWSDSFIHNIRDKNNVQGYTWVDNTAPEIKEATVEMLNGWTQFESDYQSCWSQSLQDFGSSGSTRVSDTFLVSHARDLRL